CCCTCCTTCCTCTCAGGTTCAATCTCAGAACCCAACCTCAGCTCCAGATTCTTCACAGCTAGCTCAAAGAGAAACCTCGGATATAAACATCATCGAGCACAACAGGTCACAACAACAGCCTCTGAATGTTGACAAACCAGCAGATGATGGCTACAACTGGCGAAAGTATGGTCAAAAGCAAGTTAAAGGCAGTGAGTTCCCTCGAAGCTATTACAAGTGCACCAATCCTGGATGTCCTGTCAAGAAGAAGGTTGAGAGGTCTCTTGATGGACAAGTAACTGAAATCATCTACAAAGGTCAGCACAATCACGAACCTCCTCAAAACAATAAGCGTGGAAACAAAGATAGCAATAACAATCCTAACAAAACCACGAGGGAACAACATGAAGCAGCAAGTCAAGCTACGACAGAGCATATGTCTGAGGCAAGTGACAGCGAAGAAGACGGTAACGGAGAAGAGCCTGATCCTAAGAGAAGGTATATAGTTATAAGCTTTGATGATATGATTGTATCATCCATTTTTTTGATGAGAGAGATGTTTGAAATGTGCAGAAGTACAGAGGTTCGAGTTCTTGAACCAGCTGCTGCTGTTGCTGTTGCTGCTTCACATAGAACAGTGGCAGAGCCTAGAATTATTGTTCAGACAACAAGTGAAGTTGATCTTCTAGATGATGGATATAGGTGGCGTAAGTATGGTCAGAAAATTGTTAAAGGGAATCCTTATCCGAGGTAATACACTAAAAATTATCTACTGAATATAGTTTATTTGTTAAaacattattgtttaatgttGACTTATGATCCACAGGAGTTATTACAAGTGTACTACACAGGGATGTGGAGTGAGGAAACATGTGGAGAGAGCAGCAACAGATCCAAAAGCTGTAGTGACAACGTACGAAGGAAAACATAACCATGACCCTCCAGCAGCTAAATCAAGCAGCCATGCTGCTGCAACGGCACAGTTAAGGCATGGCGGTTTGGCTAACTTAAATCAGCAGCAGCCCGTTGCGTGTCTAAGGCTGAAAGAAGAGCAAACAATTTAAGGGAAGAAAACTCTGTATATCTCAGAGAGTTCATCAGAAGGGGTTGTTCTTCTATGTTCTGGTGTAATACTTAAAAGttttttagggttttcagaTTTCTGTTGACTTGTGTAATTCTTTTGTACATGAGGAAGAAAAATTACAGGGGGGTTATGTGTTGTATCTCTGTGTTATTGATTCAGAGGATAGGTTACACATTGTGTGGATGAAGTTTTATATGTTGTAATATCATActgtattttttgtttgtacGAATATTGTACTAATAATAGTATATTACCCAAACTTGCTTTTGTTCATCTCTTATTGTCATGCTTAATGAAATTCAAAGAGCAATTGTAGCTTCATGATGTCCGTACAAGTCTTTTATCTCCTCGGTACAAATGTATGTGAAAAAGctctttgttttgctttttgTCTCTTTGCTCCTCCattggttgattgatttggCACTTTTCTCTCTGTGATCTTAGTAGTGAATAAGATATTGAAACTCATCATTGTT
The window above is part of the Brassica napus cultivar Da-Ae chromosome C8, Da-Ae, whole genome shotgun sequence genome. Proteins encoded here:
- the LOC106362093 gene encoding probable WRKY transcription factor 4; translated protein: MSEKEDLPSTSKSTGAAPSRPTLNLPPRPFTETFFNGGVGFSPGPMTLVSNMFSDSDESSRSFSQLLAGVVMPSPATGSEGNSNSSSVDVVDPRFKQSRPTGLMVSQSPSVFTVSPGLSPAMLLDSPSFLGLFSPVQGSYGMTHQQALAQVTAQAVQANANMQPQTEHPPSSQVQSQNPTSAPDSSQLAQRETSDINIIEHNRSQQQPLNVDKPADDGYNWRKYGQKQVKGSEFPRSYYKCTNPGCPVKKKVERSLDGQVTEIIYKGQHNHEPPQNNKRGNKDSNNNPNKTTREQHEAASQATTEHMSEASDSEEDGNGEEPDPKRRSTEVRVLEPAAAVAVAASHRTVAEPRIIVQTTSEVDLLDDGYRWRKYGQKIVKGNPYPRSYYKCTTQGCGVRKHVERAATDPKAVVTTYEGKHNHDPPAAKSSSHAAATAQLRHGGLANLNQQQPVACLRLKEEQTI